GACCTCGCATTCATAGGTCATGAACATGTAGACGATGACCCGCAGGTAGTAGTAGAGAGAGACAAGGGAAGCGAGGATGCCGAGGACGGCCAGCCAGCCGTAGCCGGCTTCGATGGCGGCCCGGAAGATGGCGAATTTGCCGACGAAGCCGATGGTAGGGGGAATGCCGGCCAGGGAGAAGAGAAAGACCGCCAGGACGGCGCAGCGGAAGGGGAAGCGCCAGCCGATGCCGTGGAAATCATCTAGGTTCTGCGGCTCTCCCTTCGGTCCGGAGAGGGAGGCGATGACTCCAAAGGCCCCGAGGTTGGCGACGGAGTAAGCGACCAGGTACAAGGCCACGGCGCGGTTCCCGGACGCCCCGCCAGCGAGCAGGGCGAGAAGGGTATAGCCCATGTGCACCACCGAGGAGTAGGCGAGCATCCGCTTGATGTTCTCCTGGTTCAGGGCAGCCAGGGTGCCGAAAACCATGGAGAGGGCGGCCAGGGCCCAGAGAAGCGGTGCCAGGTCTCCGCGCGCGGGCATTCCCGCCAATACGGTGATCAGGGCGGCGAAGACCGCCCCCTTGGATCCGGTGGACAGGATACCGGTCACCGGCGCCGGCGATCCCTGGTAGACGTCCGGTGTCCAGAGGTGGAAAGGGACCAGGGAAACCTTGAAGCCGATCACCACCAGGAGCATCCCCCAGCCGAGAAGCCCGATGGGCCGCATCTGCGCTCCTGAGGCGATACCAGCCATCGCCTCAGGCAGATGGAAGGTGCCGCTGGAGGTGTACACCAGGGCGATTCCAAAGGCGAGGAAGCCGGTGGCCACCGCCCCGAGGACGAGGTACTTCAGCCCCGCCTCGGCCCCCTGTGGATCGTCCTTGTGGAAGGCGATCAGGATATAAAGCACCAGGGTGAACGCCTCCAGGCCGAGGAAGAAGCCGACCAGGGAGGTGGCGGACGAAAGCAGGGCCATCCCGGCGGCGGCGAAGAGGATCAGGGCGGTATATTCCCCGCCGGCGAAGCGGCGTTCGTGGGCATAGCGCACCGAAAGGAGCAGGGTGATCGCAGCCGTCAGCGACCAGAGGGCGGTGAAGAAACGGGCGAAGGGTCCGGCGCCGTACATCCGGGTGATCTCCGCCACCGGCGGCGTATGGAAGGCGGCCGCGGCTGCCGCAGCCAGGGCGATCGCCGTCCCGAGCAGAACCAGGCGGCTGCGGCGCGGCCACCAGGCCCCGAGGAGCAGCACTCCTGTTGAGCCGAGAGCGAGGATCAGAATCGGAAAGAGGGCGGAGAGATCGGCTCGAGTCACGGCATCCCTCCTTTAAGTGCCAGCAGGGATGTCCCTCC
The Desulfuromonas sp. TF DNA segment above includes these coding regions:
- a CDS encoding NADH-quinone oxidoreductase subunit N, producing the protein MTRADLSALFPILILALGSTGVLLLGAWWPRRSRLVLLGTAIALAAAAAAAFHTPPVAEITRMYGAGPFARFFTALWSLTAAITLLLSVRYAHERRFAGGEYTALILFAAAGMALLSSATSLVGFFLGLEAFTLVLYILIAFHKDDPQGAEAGLKYLVLGAVATGFLAFGIALVYTSSGTFHLPEAMAGIASGAQMRPIGLLGWGMLLVVIGFKVSLVPFHLWTPDVYQGSPAPVTGILSTGSKGAVFAALITVLAGMPARGDLAPLLWALAALSMVFGTLAALNQENIKRMLAYSSVVHMGYTLLALLAGGASGNRAVALYLVAYSVANLGAFGVIASLSGPKGEPQNLDDFHGIGWRFPFRCAVLAVFLFSLAGIPPTIGFVGKFAIFRAAIEAGYGWLAVLGILASLVSLYYYLRVIVYMFMTYECEVEHARGGASEHTALAICLAATLALGMFPGPLLDLIGLIIP